The Meiothermus sp. region TACAGGGCCTGGGCCCCAAGCGCATCCGCGCCCTGTGGGACAATGGAATCAACAGCCTGGAAGAGCTGGTGCGCTGGGCCGAACAAGGCAAAATTCGCACCCTGCCGGGTTTTGGCGCCAAAAGCGAGGCCAGCCTGCTGGAAGCAGCCCGCTACGCCCTGGCCAACCTTCGCCGGGTGATGCTGCCGGTGGGGCTCGAGGTAGCCCGGCTGCTCCTGACCGACCTGGCCAACGCCGGCCTCAAAGCCGAGCTGGCGGGCAGTGTGCGGCGGGGGCTAGAAACGGTGGGCAACGTGGATCTGGTGGTGGTGGGCACCCCCGAGCAGGTGCGCCCGGTGCTGGGCCGCTATGTAGAGGAAGTGCAGGGCGAGGTGCTGCTGGGGCGGCTCGAGGGCCTGCCCTTGCGGGTTTTCTGCACCCCTGCGGGGTCGTTTGGCTCGGTGCTGGTGCAGGCGACGGGCTCGAGGGCGTGGCTGGAAGCCCAGGGGCCCATTCCTCCCTCGATGGCGAGCGAGACCGAGGTGTTCGAGGCCCTCCAACTGCCCTTCGTACCGGCCTACTGGCGGGAGAAGGAGCATATCGGGTTGTCCGCACCGGAAACCCCACTAAAGCCAGACCAGCTTCGGGGCCTGATTCACGTGCACTCCACCTACTCCGACGGCAGCGCAACCCTGCGCCAGATGGCCGAGGCCGCCATAGCCCAGGGCTTCGAATACATGGTCATCTGCGACCACTCCCAGACGGCGGCCTATGCCGGGGGGCTGCGCGAGGCGGACGTGCTGCGCCAATGGGCCGAGATCGAAGCGCTGAACGCCGAACTGGCCCCCTTTCGCATCCTGCGCGGCATCGAGTCCGATATTCTGCCCGATGGCTCGCTGGATTATCCCGACGAATTGCTGGCGCGGTTCGAGGTGGTGGTGGGCAGCCTGCACGCGGGGCTCAACCTAGGCCAGGCCGAGCAAACCCAGCGCCTGCTACGGGCCCTGGACAACCCCTACCTGAGCATCCTGGGCCACCCCAGCGGGCGCCTTATCCTGCGGCGCAAAGGCGCCGAGGCCGACTGGGACGCGGTGCTGGAAAGGGCCGCGCAAAACCAGAAAGTGGTGGAGTTTAACTGTAGCCCCTACCGCCTCGACCTGGACTGGCGGCTGATGCTGGCCTGGCGCGACCGCCTCCACTTCTCGCTGGGCCCCGATTCACACAGTGTAGAGGGTATTGCCGATATTCAGTATGGTCTGCTGTTTGCCCTCAAAGCGGGGTTGCGCCCGGAACAAGTGGTCAACACCTGGCCCGCCGAGCGGCTTTTGGCGCTAAAGAAGATGGATGAATCAGCGTCGTGAAGATACCCCTACACCTCCACAGTTTCCAAAGCGTAATAGCCCTCGAGCCCCTCTCTACCGCGTAGGGAGGGTTGGGGAGGGTAGCCGGCAAGACCCCCGTTGATTGCGCGAAGGGCCGGGTAAGCCACCCCACCCAGCCTCCCCTACGAGGTAGGGGAGGGATAGGGCGAGTCCAGGCGGGGATTGATTTAATTCGCTGACCGTGCGGGCGTGGCTGTATGGGCTTTTATGCGACACAGTACTGAACCCCCAGCCAAAAGCACCTGGTCAATAGTCCATCATTTACGGTGAGTAGCAAGCAACGAGCCCAATGCAATCAAGATGAATTATGGGTTGGTTTCGGCCCCGACCAGGAGCTCGGCCTCGCGCTGCAAGAAGGCCCGCAGCACATCGGTCACGGTCACGATGCCCACCAGCCTGCCCTCGTGAACCACCGGCAGACCCCCTACCTTGTGCTCGAGCATCAGCTTGGCCGCCGCCTGGAGGGGCAGGGTGTCGGCTACCGTGATGGGATCGCGGGTCATGATTTCCCCCACGGTGAGCTTGGAAATCAGATAGTTGAGCTCCCAGATGGAAAGCGAAGTGGCATCCGAGGGCATGGCTTCCTTGAGGTCGCGGTCGGTGACGATCCCCACCACCCGGCCTTCTTTAACCACCGGCAGGCGGCGGAACCCTCCCTTTTTCATGATCTGAGCGGCCTCGGGCACCGTGATATCCGGGGTGACCACATCCGGGTTGGGGGTCATGAAGTCCTTGACCAGCATCGCTATCACCTCATCGTCCAAGATACGTCCCCAGGCCGGGGGCAGATGTCTCTCCAGCCCAGGTAGCGGGGGTCTGCGGGAACCTGGCAGGTTCTGATCACCTATGCCAGCCGCCTGGGCAGCACAAGGGAAATTGCCCGGCGTTTTTGCTACCTTCTGCGCTTGCCGCCCCCCAGCAGCCCCCCCAGCACCCCCCGCACAATGCGCTGTCCCTCGCGGCTGGCCAGGAAGCCCACCGCCCCCTTGGCCAGGTCGCCCAGGAGGTTGCCCCCGGCAGGCTGGGCTGGGGCCTGGGCCTGGGGGGTTGGGGGGGCGGGCTGCACCGACGCAGCGGCCCGGCCCCGCAGGATTTCGTAGGCCGATTCCCGATCCAGGGCCTTCTCGTAGCGCCCATAGACGGGCGATTGTTGAATGACCTGTTTGCGCTCCTCTGGAGACAGGGGCGGTAACTGCGTGCGGGGCGGGTAGACCAGGGCCCGCTCCACCACGCTGGGGATGCCCTTCTCGTCCAGGGTCGAGACCAGCGCCTCGCCCACCCCCATCTCCAGGATCACGGTGGCAAGGTCGAGCTTGGGGTTGGGCCGGAAGGTCTCGGCGGCGGCCTTGACGGCTTTTTGGTCGCGCGGGGTGAAGGCCCTCAGGGCGTGTTGCACGCGGTTGCCCAGTTGCCCCAGCACCTCGTCGGGGATGTCCAGGGGATTCTGGCTTACGAAGTACACCCCCACCCCCTTGCTGCGGATAAGCCGCACCACCTGCTCGATTTTTTCCCGCAGGGCCTTGGGGGCTTCGTCGAAGAGCAGGTGGGCCTCGTCGAAGAAGAAGACCAGCTTGGGCTGCTCGAGGTCGCCCACCTCGGGCAACTGCTCGAAAAGCTCGGAGAGCATCCAGAGCAAAAAGGTGCTGTAGAGCTTGGGCGACTGCATCAGTTTGTCGGCGGCCAGGATGTTCACAACCCCTTTGCCGCCCTGGGTCTGGAGCAGGTCTTCGAGCTCGAGCGCCGGCTCACCAAAAAATCGGCTGCCGCCCTGCTCTTCCAGGGCAATTAGCCCACGCTGAATGGTGCCGATGGAGGCCGCCGAGATGTTGCCATACTCGGTTTTGAACTTTTCGGCATTATCGCCCACGTACTGCAGCATGGCCCGCAGGTCTTTCAAGTCCAAGAGCAAGAGGCCGTTGTCGTCGGCAATCTTGAAGACCAGGGTGAGCACCCCGCTCTGGGTCTCGTTGAGATCGAGCAGGCGGGCCAAAAGCAGCGGCCCCATCTCCGAGACGGTGGCCCGCACCGGGTGGCCCTGCTCGCCGAACACGTCCCAGAACACCACCGGGCAGGCCTCGTACTGGAAGTCCGACAGGCCCAACTTCTGCACCCGCTCGGCCACCTTGGGGTTGTCGCCCCCCGGTTTGCACATCCCCGAGAGGTCGCCCTTCACATCGGCCATAAAGACCGGCACGCCAATGCGGGAGAGCTGCTCGGCCAGCACCCTGAGGCTCACGGTTTTGCCGGTACCGGTGGCCCCGGCAATCAGGCCGTGGCGGTTGGCCATCTTGGGGTACAAGAATACTTCCGAATCACCTTTGGCAATGGGAATGGGCTGTGGCATAGTAGGCTCCTGCAGGACATAATACTTTCTAATGTCCAAAAAGCTGCAAAGCCCCTGGTCTCGTAGCTTGCAAACCGCCATCTGGCGGCGGGAGTGGGGCCGGTTGTATGCACTGGTGGAGGCCGAACTACCCGCCGAGGCCGCAGGGCGGCTGGCCCACCCACCGGCCTTTACCGACCTCGAGGAGGCCCGCTTCGACCTGGAGACCGTGCTCTTGTCATGGGCCTTGCCCGACTTTGTGGCCTACCTGGAAGCTCTCAATACCTGGCTAGGTAAAAGCGTGTTCCTCGAGCCCCACACCCCCCACCCCTGGCTTTCGCGCTGGCCGGGCGACCTCAAGCCGCCCCCTGCCGAACCCCCAGCGCTTTGGGGCGAATTGCGCCTTCGGCTGCGCCAACCCAACCCCGAGGGTTTTGCAGCGGCTGCCTTGTTGCAACTGATGGCGACGGCTCGAGGAGTCGTTCGTTACCATGAGCGCTTGCTTCAGTAGACCCGCCCTCCCAGGGGTACTTCGCGCTCAACCGAGAGCAACACCACCCGCCCCGCTTCGTCGGGCAGACCCAGCACCAGCACCTCGGATTGGAAGCCGGCAATGTTGCGCTCTCCAAGGTTGGTCGCACAGATGACCAACCGCCCCACCAGGGTTTCGGGGGTGTAAAGGTCGGTGAGCTGGGCGCTGCTGTGCTTCACGCCCAGAGGGCCTAGGTCAACCCAGAGTTGGTAGGAGGGCTTGCGGGCCTTGGGGTGGGGCAGGGCTTTCTGGATGCGCCCGACGCGCAGCTCGAGGAGTTGAAAGGCTTCATAGGGCGTCATGGGGAAAGTGTCCCTGGTCAATGGTCTATAGTCAATGGCCTATCGGTTGTGATAAAGCCCAAAGCTGAAGGCCGAAAGCAAAGGCCAAAACTATCTGCAACCCATAACCCCACGTGGGGATCTTTTCTACACTGTACGGAGCGTTTGCAGCCCCTATATACTTGGGCTGTGCAACGCTTGCTCGACCAGGCCGCCATTCTGATTCGAGATGCCCGCGAACTCCCCCCCGAGCAAGCGGTGGGTTCGCTGAAAGAATCGGTAGGTTTATTGGAGGCGGTTCGACCCTCTAAGGAGCGCGACGGCATGATGGCCCTGGCCTACTTGCGCCTGGCCCAGATGCAGCGCCAGCTTGGTAAGCGCAAAGAGGCCGAACGAGCTTTTATGCTGGGGTATAGCTATGCCCGTAGCTCGAGGGAGGAGCGGGTGCGCCGCTTGGCAGAAAAACTTAGTCAAGAGTTCACAAATAGCGTACAGGGATAAATGTCCTTTGCCGGAATAAGCTATTTTGAAATAGCTACAGGGAGTTCCTGGGCACACGTAGGGAGGCAACTAGAACATGGGTCAGATGTTGGGCGATATCGCCGCCATTCTAATTGCTATGTCGGGCCTGGCGGTCATTATCGGGGTAATTCTTATCAAGCGCGGGAACCGGGTCTGGCACCCTCGAGTGATGCTGGTAGCCACCGGCCTGGCAGGGCTTTTTTTGGTGTTCTACCTGCTCAAGTGGGGGCTCTATGGAACCACCCGCTATGCAGGGCCGGAGGAATGGCGAGGGGCCTACTACGCCCTCTTGATAAGCCATACCATCCTGGCGGCCATCAACGGGCCGCTGGTGCTATGGCTGATTTACAACGCCCTCAAGCAGCGCTTTAGCATTCACAAAGCCTGGGCCCGCTGGACGGTGCCGGTCTGGCTCTATGTGGCGGTTACCGGCTGGATTATCGACCAAGTTCTGCGCACCCACGGCGAGTCGGCTGGGGGAATTGGCTTTTGATTGCAGCTTCCATCTACCCCGCACCACCCTAACGGGTACATGGGCGAAGCGGGATGGGGTGCTATTTGCGTGACCGTACAAGCACTGCACCGAAGGCCCAGGTTTACGAGGTACGGCTCGTTCTGAAGGCTAAAGCGCCTGCGTATGTTGTTACCAGACCACTAAATACTGTGTCGCATAAAAGCCCGTAAGCTACACCTGCACGGTCAACGAAGTAAAATCCCCGTCTGGACTTGCTCTGTCCCTTCCCTACCTCGTAGGGGAGGCCAGGTGGGGTGGCTAACCTGACCCTCCACGCAACCAGCGGATTGGGGGCCTTGCCGGATACCCTCCCCCATCCCCCACCTTCCCTCAGCGGTAGAGAGGGGCTCGAGGGCTATCACGCTTTGGAAACCGTGGAATTGTAGAGGCATCTTTACGACGGTGTACTAAAATAGGTAGTTGACCCCAAATCGAATCTGGATCCCGAAAGCTGTTCCGTAAATACCGGTGGCATCGCTGGCTAGGTACAGGGTCGGAACTGCCTCGGCAAACAGGCCTGTGTCGCTGGCAGTGCTGTAATTGACGCCGGCCAGACCGCGAATCCCAAAAAAGTTCAGGACTCCCAAACCCACCCAGTTGCCCCCAAACCCGCCGTATGGCAACAGCCGCCCCGTCCCAAATGGGAACAGCAGGTCGGCCCCGAGCTCGAGGAAGCTGGGGCTCAACCCAATACCCACATTGGCCCGGGCCCCAAAGCCACTGCCCAAGTTGTAGCTCCCCGCCTGCAACATCAGGCTGGTGAGGGGGGTGCCTTCCACCCACTGAAACACCAGGCTGGCCCCGGCAAAAGGCTTGGGGCTTTGCGCAAAGGCCCACAGGCCCAGGCACAACCAAAGGAAAACTGCGGTTTGCTTGCCCATGATGGGCTCATTTTAGGCCGATTTACGGAGCTCGAGCGCCTGGGGCCGTGTTAACTAAAGATTTCATTAGCCAACCCTAAGCCTTCGCAAAAGCCCTTTTCCCTACACTGCCTTCTATGCACCCAACCTACCTGGCTGTGCTGGGATTGCTGCTGGCGGCCTGTGGGGGCCAGAGCGTCATGCGGCCCCCCGGCTCGTTCCCTCCACCCAACGGCAACCCCTTCACGCTAGAAAAAGAGCCTTTCAGCCTCACCAGGGGCGGCAGCGCCCCCCTCACCGTGCGGGTGACCTTCATCTCGAGCGAGATTACCCGGGTACGCCTGGAGTTTGTCCCCAACACCCTCAACCTGCTCGGATCGCCCCGGGAACAAGACCTGGTACGGGGTAGTACCTCGGTTCAAACGACCACCTTCACAATCTCCGATGGCGGCATAGACCCTCAGGAAAAGAGACCTTTTTTTTACATCTATGCCAAAGCCTGCATCAACAACAACTGTAGCAGCCAGAAAAGCATCCCGGTGCAGTGGGATATGCCCTAACCCGGCATCGCGGCAAATGGTTTGTGATATAAGAAAGCTCGGATGATACGGGGACGCTTCGCTTTGGTGGTGGCCTTACCCAAGGGGCGCAACTTTGCCGATGGCTACGAGGCCCTGGTTGGAGCGGGTTTAGCACTGCCCGTCCTGGAAAACAAACGGGCCTTGCTGCATGGCCAGGAGGGGGGGGTGGCGATCCTCGAGCTACGCAACCACGACGTGCCCACCTATGTAGATCTGGGCATTGCCGATGTGGGGGTGGTGGGCAACGATGTGCTCCTCGAGTGCGGGCGCGATGTCTATGAGCCGGTTGACCTGGGCACCGGGGCCTGCCGCCTTTCACTCATCCGCCACCCCGCCTCCACCGGCCCCATCCGCCGCATTGCCACCAAGTACCCCCGCTTTACCGCCCAGATACTGCGCGAACGCGGGATGGTGGCCGACATTATCGAGCTGGCCGGTAACGTAGAGCTAGCGGCCCTTACCGGCCTGGCCGACGCCGTGGTGGACGTGGTACAAACCGGGACTACCCTGCGGGCAGCGGGCCTGCTCGAGGTAGAGGTGTTGGCCCACTCCACCGCGCGTTTCATCGTCAATCGTCAGTCGCTCAAACTCAAGCGTGATCTGCTGCGACCCCTGATCGAACGTTTGCGGGCCAATGCCCGCAACTTACCGGCTTCACGCGGATAGGTGGCCGCCCGGAAACTCGAAACCCAAGCACCCGTGGGCGGCCAGGTCTGTGAAGAGCGCGATAAATATCCGGCAACAATACGGCGAAGCCCAGCGCAACGCAGGCATCGAGGAATCCGGGGCCAAAGCAATAGGAGAGGCCGTGGCCTCTCCTATTGGAAGGGACTGCAGACTTATTTCTTGACAGTTTCCTTCAGGGCCTTGCCGGGCTTGAAGGCGGGATACTTGGAGGCGGGAATCTTGATTTTTTGGGTGGTGCCGGGCTTCACGCCGGTGCGAGCTTTACGGCTGCGCACTTCGAAGGTGCCGAAGCCGGTGAGTTGCACTTTGTTGCCGGCTTTGAGGGCATCTTCGACTTTGCTCAGGAAAGCGTCTACGGCGGCTTTGGCGTCTTTTTTCTTCAGGCCAGCGGCGGCGGCTACTTGGTCAATCAGGTCGGCTTTGGTCTTGGTTTTCTTTGCAGCAGCTTTTGCCATACAGTTACCTCCTTTATTTTCCCTTCAGCACGGAGTGTATCACACCTTATCTCCAAATTGCAAGCGCCAGGTCTGCATTGGTTCGCATTTCGTTCCAGACAGAATGCCTAAACGGTGGGCTTTCTGTGGTATTCGGGCGGCAAAAGCTCGGTTACGGCGGCCTCGAGCCGCCGGGTTACCTCTTCCAAAGTCTGGTGGTCGGTTTTTCCGGGGGGTAGGGCAATGGGGTCGCCAAACACCACCCGAATAGGGCGTCGCAGACGCGGCCCCTTGCCCACCGGCCAGGCTTTATCGCTGCCGATAATGGCAGCCGGAACAATCGTCGCGCCCGTTCGCAGGGCAATGGCCGCAGTGCCGGTTTTGAAAGGCTCGATAAAGCCAGTGCGGCTACGGCGCCCCTCGGGAAAGATGCCAAAGGCCATACCGTTTTTGAGCACCCGGATGGCCGCTTTAATCGCGCCCAGATCACCCGAGCCCCTCGAGACCGGAATCACGTACAGCCGCGGCAACAACCAGCGCAGGATAGGATATTTGAACACGTCGTCGCGCGACATGTAGCTCACCACCCTGGGGCAGGCCACCCCCATGACCACCGGGTCGAGGAAGGACATATGGTTGGAGGCCAGGATCACTGGGCCCTCCTTGGGGATTTTCTCGGCCCCCTCCACCTGCAAGCCAAACAACACCTTCAGCAAAAACCG contains the following coding sequences:
- a CDS encoding helix-hairpin-helix domain-containing protein produces the protein MNRKDLAGMLEYAADLMEVLGEGEFRAKAYRNAARNLEQQEADLNELAARGFKGVPGVGPALAPMLSEIVQTQEFPYLAELEGHVPPGVLELFRVQGLGPKRIRALWDNGINSLEELVRWAEQGKIRTLPGFGAKSEASLLEAARYALANLRRVMLPVGLEVARLLLTDLANAGLKAELAGSVRRGLETVGNVDLVVVGTPEQVRPVLGRYVEEVQGEVLLGRLEGLPLRVFCTPAGSFGSVLVQATGSRAWLEAQGPIPPSMASETEVFEALQLPFVPAYWREKEHIGLSAPETPLKPDQLRGLIHVHSTYSDGSATLRQMAEAAIAQGFEYMVICDHSQTAAYAGGLREADVLRQWAEIEALNAELAPFRILRGIESDILPDGSLDYPDELLARFEVVVGSLHAGLNLGQAEQTQRLLRALDNPYLSILGHPSGRLILRRKGAEADWDAVLERAAQNQKVVEFNCSPYRLDLDWRLMLAWRDRLHFSLGPDSHSVEGIADIQYGLLFALKAGLRPEQVVNTWPAERLLALKKMDESAS
- a CDS encoding CBS domain-containing protein, translated to MLVKDFMTPNPDVVTPDITVPEAAQIMKKGGFRRLPVVKEGRVVGIVTDRDLKEAMPSDATSLSIWELNYLISKLTVGEIMTRDPITVADTLPLQAAAKLMLEHKVGGLPVVHEGRLVGIVTVTDVLRAFLQREAELLVGAETNP
- a CDS encoding helicase HerA-like domain-containing protein, with amino-acid sequence MPQPIPIAKGDSEVFLYPKMANRHGLIAGATGTGKTVSLRVLAEQLSRIGVPVFMADVKGDLSGMCKPGGDNPKVAERVQKLGLSDFQYEACPVVFWDVFGEQGHPVRATVSEMGPLLLARLLDLNETQSGVLTLVFKIADDNGLLLLDLKDLRAMLQYVGDNAEKFKTEYGNISAASIGTIQRGLIALEEQGGSRFFGEPALELEDLLQTQGGKGVVNILAADKLMQSPKLYSTFLLWMLSELFEQLPEVGDLEQPKLVFFFDEAHLLFDEAPKALREKIEQVVRLIRSKGVGVYFVSQNPLDIPDEVLGQLGNRVQHALRAFTPRDQKAVKAAAETFRPNPKLDLATVILEMGVGEALVSTLDEKGIPSVVERALVYPPRTQLPPLSPEERKQVIQQSPVYGRYEKALDRESAYEILRGRAAASVQPAPPTPQAQAPAQPAGGNLLGDLAKGAVGFLASREGQRIVRGVLGGLLGGGKRRR
- a CDS encoding tRNA-binding protein, with the translated sequence MTPYEAFQLLELRVGRIQKALPHPKARKPSYQLWVDLGPLGVKHSSAQLTDLYTPETLVGRLVICATNLGERNIAGFQSEVLVLGLPDEAGRVVLLSVEREVPLGGRVY
- a CDS encoding DUF420 domain-containing protein, translated to MGQMLGDIAAILIAMSGLAVIIGVILIKRGNRVWHPRVMLVATGLAGLFLVFYLLKWGLYGTTRYAGPEEWRGAYYALLISHTILAAINGPLVLWLIYNALKQRFSIHKAWARWTVPVWLYVAVTGWIIDQVLRTHGESAGGIGF
- the hisG gene encoding ATP phosphoribosyltransferase, whose amino-acid sequence is MIRGRFALVVALPKGRNFADGYEALVGAGLALPVLENKRALLHGQEGGVAILELRNHDVPTYVDLGIADVGVVGNDVLLECGRDVYEPVDLGTGACRLSLIRHPASTGPIRRIATKYPRFTAQILRERGMVADIIELAGNVELAALTGLADAVVDVVQTGTTLRAAGLLEVEVLAHSTARFIVNRQSLKLKRDLLRPLIERLRANARNLPASRG
- a CDS encoding HU family DNA-binding protein — protein: MAKAAAKKTKTKADLIDQVAAAAGLKKKDAKAAVDAFLSKVEDALKAGNKVQLTGFGTFEVRSRKARTGVKPGTTQKIKIPASKYPAFKPGKALKETVKK
- a CDS encoding 1-acyl-sn-glycerol-3-phosphate acyltransferase gives rise to the protein MYEYGLRVYYGAKALARFLLKVLFGLQVEGAEKIPKEGPVILASNHMSFLDPVVMGVACPRVVSYMSRDDVFKYPILRWLLPRLYVIPVSRGSGDLGAIKAAIRVLKNGMAFGIFPEGRRSRTGFIEPFKTGTAAIALRTGATIVPAAIIGSDKAWPVGKGPRLRRPIRVVFGDPIALPPGKTDHQTLEEVTRRLEAAVTELLPPEYHRKPTV